In one window of Sandaracinaceae bacterium DNA:
- a CDS encoding DUF1697 domain-containing protein: MSRVVVLLRGVNVSGHKKVPMAQLRQLAALAGLTEVATYINSGNVVGTLASGDADAGRRRDKSQGRSSRRERDVEPHALLERAVEGLLHEHLGFSVPVIVRTAAAWAGYLEQPPFADAIAHHPNRLMLGLSQAPLAVDVLDALRERAGAGERVAVHGGALLIDYAGGSARSKLTPNVLDRAAGSPVTTRNWRTAVKLGELLHPSVPR; the protein is encoded by the coding sequence ATGAGCCGCGTGGTCGTGTTGCTGCGCGGCGTGAACGTCAGCGGACACAAGAAGGTGCCCATGGCGCAGCTGCGCCAGCTCGCGGCGCTGGCCGGGCTCACGGAGGTGGCGACCTACATCAACAGCGGCAACGTGGTGGGCACCTTGGCCAGCGGCGACGCGGACGCTGGGCGGCGCCGCGACAAGTCGCAGGGGCGGTCTTCTCGGCGCGAGCGCGACGTCGAGCCGCACGCGCTGTTGGAGCGCGCCGTCGAGGGGTTGCTGCACGAACACCTCGGGTTCAGCGTCCCCGTCATCGTGCGGACGGCCGCAGCATGGGCCGGCTACCTCGAGCAGCCACCGTTCGCGGATGCCATCGCGCACCACCCGAACCGGCTGATGCTCGGGCTCAGCCAGGCGCCGCTCGCGGTCGATGTGCTCGATGCCCTGAGAGAGCGGGCCGGAGCCGGCGAGCGCGTGGCGGTGCACGGCGGCGCCCTGCTGATTGACTACGCGGGTGGGTCGGCGCGCTCGAAGCTCACGCCGAACGTGCTCGACCGCGCCGCGGGCTCACCCGTGACCACCCGCAATTGGCGCACCGCGGTGAAGCTGGGCGAGCTGCTGCACCCCTCGGTGCCGCGCTGA
- a CDS encoding riboflavin synthase subunit alpha — MYSGITRGLFPVVEVSREPGLLRYVVDLGAELSAGLTLGASVAIDGVCQTVVALEGSRVHFDAIQETLDLTTLDTLAPGRNVSVERSLRIGDELGGHDVAGHVIGRGEIVALSRDGHDVSVRVRVPEAWMAYVLPKGFIAVDGSSLTVGRTFPDGFTLHLIPETLRLTNFGTRAVGDLVNIELDPRTVAIVDTVERVLAARLGEGRS, encoded by the coding sequence ATGTACAGCGGCATCACACGCGGCCTCTTCCCCGTCGTCGAGGTCTCCCGCGAACCCGGTCTGCTGCGTTACGTGGTGGACCTCGGCGCCGAGTTGAGCGCTGGCCTGACGCTAGGCGCCAGCGTGGCCATCGACGGGGTCTGTCAGACCGTCGTCGCGCTCGAGGGATCGCGGGTACACTTCGACGCCATCCAGGAGACGCTCGACCTCACGACGCTCGACACCCTGGCACCAGGACGGAACGTGAGCGTGGAGCGTAGTCTGCGCATCGGCGACGAGCTTGGAGGACACGATGTCGCGGGTCACGTCATCGGGCGCGGCGAGATCGTCGCGCTTTCGCGCGATGGCCACGACGTGTCCGTGCGCGTACGTGTCCCCGAGGCGTGGATGGCTTATGTTCTCCCGAAGGGTTTCATCGCAGTGGACGGGTCGAGCCTCACCGTCGGGCGCACGTTTCCGGACGGCTTCACGCTGCACCTCATCCCCGAGACGCTGCGGCTGACGAACTTCGGGACCCGTGCGGTGGGCGACTTGGTCAACATCGAGCTCGACCCGCGCACCGTGGCCATCGTGGACACCGTCGAGCGGGTACTGGCCGCGCGGCTCGGCGAGGGGCGCTCGTGA